CCGAAGGGAGAAGGACAGCTTTGGGGAAAAAGTCGGGGTCACGCTTTGGGTGGCCGGCGCCGGCATAAGGGAGTCCCGGGCGAACCTGGATAGGACGGTCCTGATTTCCGAGTGCGTGAACGACGCCCGCCAACTGGTGAACGAGCCCGGGGCGGCGGTCTACCCCGAAGTGATTGCCGCCTCGGCCACGGAGATCGGCAGGGAGCACGGACTCGATGTTTCGGTGCTGGACGAAGACGGCCTCCGCAAGGCGAAACATGCCGGACTGCTCTGCGTGGGAAGCGGGAGCATCCACCCGCCGCGGCTGATCAGCCTGGAGTATCGGCCGGCCCGACACTCCGAGGTCCGGCTGGCCCTGGTCGGCAAGGGGATCACCTTCGACACGGGCGGGATCTCGCTGAAACCCGGAGACAGGATGCTGGAAATGAAGGGAGACATGGCCGGCAGCGCCGCCGTCCTCTACGCCATGAAGGCCATCGCCCGCTTGCAGCCCGACATCAACGTGCTGGGCGTAATCCCCACGGCCGAAAACATGCCCGACGCCAGGGCACAGCGACCGGGTGACATCTTCGTCCCCAGGAACGGCAAGTCGGTGCAGGTGGATAACACCGACGCCGAAGGAAGACTGGTCCTGATCGACGGATTCGAGAGAGCCGGGGAATGGCGGGCGACTCATATCGTCGATATCGCCACGCTGACCGGCGCGGTGGTGCGGGCATTGGGGACGGGCTACGCCGGAATCATGGGCAACGACTCCGGCCTGACCCGGGCCCTGATCGATTGCGGCAGGAGCCAGGGGGAGATGCTTTGGGAACTGCCCCTGCCGGAGGAATACCGGGAACTTCTCAAGACCCCCTACGCCGACATCAACAACATCGGGGGCAGGTATGCAGGAGCCATCACGGCCGGCCTCTTCCTGCAGGAGTTCGTTCCCGAGGGCGCGGCCTGGGCCCACCTGGACATTGCCGGTCCCTTTCTCTCCGGCAAGGCCTGGAAGTACTACCAGGCGGGAGCCACCGGATTCGGGCTCAAGACCTTCGTGGAGTTGTGCCGGCGATTCACCGGCGATTTCCCCAATTGAGGGAACGGGGGCGCTTTACTCGTCTTTCTCGTCCTCGTCCGGGATCTCCTCGGTGCTCGTGATTCTCACGTCGGCTTCGAAGCGCTTGTAGTTCTTGTAGGTGACGATCTCCCGGATCCGAACCCGTTGGCCCGGAAATTCCAGCACGTCGTCCGCCTTTGTGTAGACGGGAAACCAGTACTTTTCATCCACCATGTTCCGGTAGGTTTCGAAGCGGGGGAACCGTTGATCCCGGTTCTTCTTGGTGATGCGATAGACCGTCTTCCCGTCGGTCTTCACAATCTGCAGTTCCTGATCATCCACCCAGATCTTTCCTTCGAAATAACGCTCCTTCCCACGGATCAGCTTGGGAATGACCTCGAAGACATAGGTATCGATCTCGTCAATCAACTCCTTGCCCAGGTAGGTCAGGCTGTACTTGCCGATGTCGGTCGTGGTGAGCACAAAGGGAAAGATGTTCTGTATGTCGTCGAGGTCCTCCTGGGTGAGCTGGACGCTGCGCAGGGTGCTCTGGGGGGCCCTCAGGATCTTCTCGATACGCCGTCCGCGGTTGTCGAACAGGATGTCCGACAAGGTGTAATAGCGCTGGCCTGTCTTCCTCCCCTCCAGGGTCAGCACTTCGATGCTCACGCTCTGACGGTAGGTATAGTTCTCCCGGGCCCGTCGAAATTCGGATTCCTTGGCCGCGAAATTCCGGATGATTTCCTCCACGGAAACCGGAGGCATTTCATCGCGGATACCGGAGGCCTCTGCAGCGACTCCCGGTCCGGCGCCGCTCCCCAATATCCAGATCAACGCTGAAACCATCAACCATCGTCGTGCCA
The window above is part of the Acidobacteriota bacterium genome. Proteins encoded here:
- a CDS encoding leucyl aminopeptidase, whose product is MKIEAKATLPKRKPTDLLVVLLDNEREFSRTADVTLGELVGRLSRDYREGRIKREYFSASPGEVARHVLVQHTSLVKPYDIAEKVKILAARALDQARDLDLAQVTFLLNGKDAPEFLGAVAEGVALGGYRFDKYRREKDSFGEKVGVTLWVAGAGIRESRANLDRTVLISECVNDARQLVNEPGAAVYPEVIAASATEIGREHGLDVSVLDEDGLRKAKHAGLLCVGSGSIHPPRLISLEYRPARHSEVRLALVGKGITFDTGGISLKPGDRMLEMKGDMAGSAAVLYAMKAIARLQPDINVLGVIPTAENMPDARAQRPGDIFVPRNGKSVQVDNTDAEGRLVLIDGFERAGEWRATHIVDIATLTGAVVRALGTGYAGIMGNDSGLTRALIDCGRSQGEMLWELPLPEEYRELLKTPYADINNIGGRYAGAITAGLFLQEFVPEGAAWAHLDIAGPFLSGKAWKYYQAGATGFGLKTFVELCRRFTGDFPN